From the genome of Syntrophorhabdaceae bacterium:
CATTACCTTGATTGACCAGGACTGTGAATTCAAAGGGTTGGCCATCCTTATAAAGGATATTGTCCTTACCCGTATTAAATCCTGCCTCTTTTAAAAGTTCTTTTGCCTTTTCCTTATCATAGGGATATCTCTTTACATTGTTGTTATAGGCCCACATATCGGGTTTATAAGGACCGTTTGCCTCAACCCCCTGTCCCATGAGTATCCCGTCTATGATCTCTTTTTTATTAATACCATAGCTTATAGCCTGCCTCACCCTTTTATCTTTAAAGAACTGGTGTTTGAGGTTATATCCAAGATATACATACCCAAAGGATAGGTATCTGAATTTATTGAATTCTCTCTTGAAGGCAGGATAATCTGTCTGCCTTACTGCCTGTAGAGGCGTAAGACCCATCATATCTATACCATATCTTTTGAGTTCTAAAAACATGGTGGCGCTATCGGGTATGATCCTCATTATGTAGCGATCTATATAGGGTCTACCTTCAAAGTAATCCTCATTGGCCACAAGGACGATCCTTTCTCCGGGGATCCATTCATAGAATTTATACGGGCCTGTGCCTATAGGCCTTCTGGCAAGGGCAGAGGTGGTGATATCTTTCCCTTCTAAAAGATGTCGAGGCAGAATAGCCGTTGACCAGCTTATAAGACCAGGAGCAAAAGGCTTGCTATACCTTACCTGAAATGTATAATCATCTATTACCTTTGCCTCCTTCACCAGAAGAAAATCCCCTGAATAGGCAGTAGGTGTCTTTGGATTTATAATGAGCTTGTATGTAAACATGACATCATGGGCAGTAAAAGGTGCGCCATCATGCCATTTCACACCCTTTCTGAGATGAAATGTAATAGTTAAATTATCCTTTGATATATCCCATGATTCTGCCAGATTACCTACTATACGGAGATTTTTGTCGTATTTAACAAGGCCGTTATATATAAAAGAGGCCACCTCATGGGATGGGCTGTCTGTTGCAAGGATCGGTATTAGGTTAGATGGTTCTCCAATGGATGCAGTAATGATTGTATCACCATGGGCAGGAGTGCCTTTTTCCTCATAAAAACCAGGGTCTTTGGCACTTGAGCATGATAGACAAAAAAAGATAAGGGGTATCAAAAGGATGTATTTCTTTATGGTCATAGTGTTTTGGTTATTGTAACAGAGGTAAAAGTTAAAGTAAAGAAGGCCAAGGTTGTTGTAAGGCATTTTATAAAAACAACAAGGCAGGCACCTTTTATGGGAAAATCTTTATCTTCACATTCAACCTCCTACTAAGAATTTGTGTTATAAGATCTATATAAACGGTTTTTACCCGTTAAAGTTGGACAGGCAGGAGAACTACATTCCACCTGGGTCAATGAACCCTTCAAGGAGTCTGTTCCCTGCCTCCCAAAGCCATAATAGGTTGATTGGGTCTCTGAACCCTTGTCATCATGGAGGATTGGCCGGGAGGCTTCCCCTGCCTTGTCTGAATAACTCTTTAGTGAGGTGTTGTTATGACTAAATTGTTTGTCGGTATTGATGTCTCCAAAGATTCCTTCTCTGCCACAGGTCTTGATAGCAAAGGTAATGTCTGTTTTTCCTTGTCTGCCCCTATGGATAGAAATGGTTTTTCCGAACTGATGAAGGCTATCACTTCTAACTGTAAAGACCTCTGCAATGTCATCGCAGCTATGGAGTCCACAGGATGCTACCATATCAATCTCTTTTCTTATCTGTCTTCTAAAGACATTAATACCGTTGTCATTAACCCCCTTCTGATCTCTAATTTTGCAAAGCTTTCTTTGCGTAAGGCCAAAACAGATAGAAAAGACTCTCTCACTATTGCACGGTTTATTCTTGCCCACAAGGATTCCATTGAACAGTTCTCCATCTCTCAGGACACTAAAGACTTCAGGGATATTGCCAGAGAA
Proteins encoded in this window:
- a CDS encoding peptide-binding protein, which encodes MTIKKYILLIPLIFFCLSCSSAKDPGFYEEKGTPAHGDTIITASIGEPSNLIPILATDSPSHEVASFIYNGLVKYDKNLRIVGNLAESWDISKDNLTITFHLRKGVKWHDGAPFTAHDVMFTYKLIINPKTPTAYSGDFLLVKEAKVIDDYTFQVRYSKPFAPGLISWSTAILPRHLLEGKDITTSALARRPIGTGPYKFYEWIPGERIVLVANEDYFEGRPYIDRYIMRIIPDSATMFLELKRYGIDMMGLTPLQAVRQTDYPAFKREFNKFRYLSFGYVYLGYNLKHQFFKDKRVRQAISYGINKKEIIDGILMGQGVEANGPYKPDMWAYNNNVKRYPYDKEKAKELLKEAGFNTGKDNILYKDGQPFEFTVLVNQGNDVRIKCAELIQKRLSEIGIKVKIRVIEWASFVNEFIDKRNFEAVILGWSVPHDPDIFDIWHSSKQGKKELNFISFENKEVDELLVKARHTLNMEERKRYYYRIQEILAEEQPYTFLFVPYANVAIHKRFKGIEPAPAGLMYDFIRWYVPERQMRYKQ